attataaGATGAAGTATCGGATTAACGGTGGTGATTTTCAGTGCTTAGGGCAATAGTCGAATGTTGTTCGAACCAAAATAACAGGTCACGTGAGAATAACATTGGGTTGATTAGGATCTATTTCTAATAGTTTTAAACTTGAATCGTAATGACAATTAAAAGTATGCTAAGTTGGAGGGTGGTTTGTGCCTTGATCTCTGATATTACGATAATGGCCGAATTGATGACGGTGCTTCTCTTTTTCGTTGCTTAATCTTGCCACCATATATTATTCTCATGCAACATCATTTAAACAATATATCTAGCAAGGATAGATCATACAATTTGGATATTCACTACCTGTAGGACCGGTGTTTACAGCAATACCCGAAAACAGTATTATCCTTCAATAAACTACAAGGATCATCATCCTTGATCAACATGCCTACCGAGTTACCTTACGCAGCTGAAGCAGAGTCTTCACTTGGATATGAGGAGTTACAAGTGAGCTTCTAGATCACTAGAACGTGTCAAACTTAGAGAAAGCGAAAGCTTACGCCCTAATCACACAGGTCTTGCGAACACAGTATTATAAAGAGATAGAGCAAGGACACGTAACGACGCAGagtaaattcaattatgGTGAGTATCGTCGTTATCCCGCTTGGATCTGTTTCTGTCATAGAACTTCATGGACATCCGCTGGTATTCGATACAAGGAGGAATGAATCGTGAAGCTCCCGCTTTGCCACAGCAAAGATAATCGGAAGACATTTTCGCATGAAGTACAACTAATACGATTACTGTAACAGGTTGGGGTTTAGTTAAATCGAATACCGCAGAATTACAGACTGAAGGAGTTAAACTACtacaaggtgagttgagcAGGTTTGTATCTGCGCTCGCTGTCGCAACAGCATGTCAACCTGAGTAGTCCGTCCGACTGATGCTTGCCTGATGTCACCAATATTCAGAAATATACTCCGCCTCGCCTGCTCATCGAAGGGAATGTACATACTACATAGCCGTAGGATATTACAAGCTAAAGAATTATGCCTATGCTAAGAAGTTCAATGGTGAGTGTTGAAGTGAAGATTCGTTATTCTCTTGTAACTGCTTAAGTCATGCGAAAGGAAATATCTTACATTGAGCATCAACTAATGATTGTTTGATTATAAATTTTGTAGACCTCTTACTATCAGTTGAACCTGAAAACATGCAAGCGCAATCATTACGAACACTGATAGATCAAGCAGTACAAAGAGATGGATATATAGGTGAGTCTCGCAGTCAATGATACCATAAGGTCAACCGGCGGCTATTCTTCTCGAATTAACCGAGGTTCTTCCTTGGTAAATCAGGCTAAAAGGTGTATCTGTGCTGATGTGGTATATCTGTATAGGTATGGGTCTTATTGCTGGTGCTGCAGCAGTGACTGGGTTGATAGTTGCAGGACTAGTGAAGAGATCTAGAAGATAGAATTTGTTGAGGGGAGATAGGCAGTTGACGGTCTTCCGAGCTGGTGTATCATATTTATAACACATAGTCTTTACATGAATTTGCTGTTTGTTTCACTTGGGACATTGGTAACAAATACATACATACCTTTTGCATCGTGATCCAATAATAAGATcataatatatatatatatatatatatatacatgtattcgatatgatgatttaaattcaaatgcCGTACTTttgtatatgtatatagAATAATGATGAACCCACGTGATTAAGTGaaataatattaataaaATGATACCGGCCGAAGAAATCCTACGATACGTATCAGAAATAAATGTCACTTTTAACATTTAACATCGGcatcaagaaaaaaataCAACCACTCACTGATATAACAAATACAAAAGGACTTGGTTGTATCCATCTTATCAGAACCAGCTCTGACTGTCTGACAACTGAACACTTCCAGCAGAATCATCGATACACCTCGATTCACGGGTCAAGTTAAAGTGAGTGGATAATATTTCTGTTGTCGTCCAGAATTGTCTTCTTCTGCGAGTCGGGGCAGACGTCAGCAGTCATCATGTCAGTGTCAGGAGAATCAGGACCGAATAGGATCTCCTTGTTCAGTGGATCGTTCATCTCAAGACGCTAGACGACGGGCTCGAGCTGGAATACACATACTCTGTTGTGCAAGGATCGTCTCAATCGCCGGATTGAGCGGTatgctgattttgatctttttaTTCAAAGATTACATTTAAAACAAGTCTGATACGTTAACGTCTTAGCTACCAATATAAATACATCAAAAGCATCATTGAAGACAAATCacattgattttgatctgCGTGCCATCGGACTCAAGATATATCTTCGTTACACTTTTCCAACATGTCATCCTCCACTTCGTCCTCTAGCTCATCGACCACGCAATTCCACATACATCCTCACTCTGCTCATTTGACCGGTTCGGTACCGCCCATCCAACCAGCAGGCGAATCATCTGTAGCattggaagaggaggaagagcaCGATTATGAAAGTTTACCGGTTGGTAGTGGTTG
The window above is part of the Kwoniella pini CBS 10737 chromosome 11, complete sequence genome. Proteins encoded here:
- a CDS encoding mitochondria fission 1 protein — encoded protein: MPTELPYAAEAESSLGYEELQVLRTQYYKEIEQGHVTTQSKFNYGWGLVKSNTAELQTEGVKLLQEIYSASPAHRRECTYYIAVGYYKLKNYAYAKKFNDLLLSVEPENMQAQSLRTLIDQAVQRDGYIGMGLIAGAAAVTGLIVAGLVKRSRR